AGGGACAGTCAGTCTCCGATGTTTTCCATATCACACAGCGATATTGTTCCTCCTCAGAGCGGAGTAGAATCCATGGGATTCAACTCTTTATTCTGCCGACGACGACAAAGGTGACCAAGTGGGGTGGGTCTAACAACATAACACACAAGAGTGTATCCGGTTCATTTTGTATGCAGTAACTTCAGTTTGATGGAGCAGACTCCCAGGTTTGCTTCTATCTCCTACTGGTCTGACATCCActctttctttgttttttacTCTCACGCTCCCTCCATCTTTTATCAGTAGATCTTTCACTCTGGACCAATGCTGGGGCGACCCTTGTTGTGAGACGAGAACTATTTATAACTTTAGCCCCATATGTTCGCCCATGTGTCTTACTTGAGCGTCAACTATTAATAACTTTAGCCCCATATACGTCTTAGTTAAGTATTTAAGGACAGATAAACCTTAATCACTCTGGCACAAAAGGTTTAATACTTTTTTTCAGGATGGTGACACTTAtagtaaaccaaaagtcactgtgttttgtaatctgattggttgaaaaacatgatcaaatggtattagattcccggaaactgcaagactattcactgcgtactgacatgtagaaacatcgcaaacaattgtctTGTTGTGTTATCAAcaatggtgacgtcattcaaatcatattgtgacataaagttagaatcacgtcacaaatgagcaactccagatgctaccatgggaaccaacTGAAATGGCCTGCTCATGACAcgtcactgctgtacccgtactcgatgtaaacgagtgcagacagtaaatcctttttggtttacttttttggcttacaatgtcgataaacaccaatttccgggtgttttTGAGTCTTTGAAGgccgggaatacatttggaaccgacggcgtcagcctcTTCTAGACGTCTAATTCACGTCCTGTGCCTGCTGGGTTGGGACTGTGTAGTGAAATAACTTCTGGGTCTATGGAAATGACATCAAGTGTCATTTCAATGACGTTGTGAAAAAGTTTCACCCATGTTGTAGCATGACATTTTgtaataacattttgaaaacatttcagcaTGTTCGGTATTTTTGAGAGATTTAGACATTATTACCACGATTTGGCATATGTGTCCACAATGTTTTTAAAACGTGATGACAATGTTGGTATAGTGTctaattcaggacagccatcatccacatatttcttttaaaaaaatatgtagcCAGGCCATATGATgattatttgttgttatttaatctgctttcttaatttttatcactaccacagcgtacattgtcttgtcagctaccttgttcctctttgtcacttccattaacaTCAGCTGTACAAGGAAGTGCAATTGTTTTtatatctgtccattgttgaatctttgcctgtccattgttgatgaaaactgtatgtatgtatgtatgtatgtatgtgtgggtgcgtgcgtgcgtgcgtgcgtgcgtgcgtgcgtgcgtgcgtgcgtgcgtgcgtgtgtgtgtgtactccacaccggcattccgactgcttttgtagggacgaccgcgagcaggattgtGCCgttcgcaggaaaggccctggggttgagctggaagtccgctcacctcattcatgtatacttgtgtgTCATGTcctgtgaaaccaactaaagacgtttgaacaactaaactatgccttcgtatTCATCAACGtgttcatttgtcttcgtcaacgtaataTTCATCTAATACCGAACAAATTCACCACGAGCCGATGACTACATCGCGCGTCGACAATATTTATTACACATGTTCTTGCACAACATTTCTGCAACGAAGTAATAACATGTCAATGATATATTGTGAAATAGTTTCACTCATGTTACTGCATGACGTATTTGAAAAACATCCGGAAAATATTTCTAGTATATTAGACAGTATTTGTATGAAATCTCTCTAATGTCTCCACAATGTATTTGAAACGTGATTGCTATATTTCATTAAACCCATTCGTGCACAACATTTCTGCAGCGtgtaaaatacatttcagtGGCATGTTATGGAATAGTTTCAACCATGTTATAGCATGACGTTTTcgaataacattttgaaaacatttcaataacGTTATGACTTATGAAACGtttccaaaacattttgatgaaaatggttttgaaaaAACCTTTttaaaccttatgaaaatgtttcgAAAATGACTCGTGTTAGCTGGGTTGGTATATACGTCAGGTTTATATCCTAGCCTCCATAAACGTAACAACTCTGTTCTTCGGGGAAGAAACTCCCTATTAAGTGGTGTTAGAACACAATGGTTACTTCAAGCATGCTTCAGGATACATCAACGTAGCTCGACTGTCTCTTCTCAAGCGTGGATAGCTAAATATGGCCCTGCTGTTGTAATCATTTCTTTATCATGGTCCCCGAAAACAAGGGACTGGTTCAATTTATTGTACCTACACGTAAGAATCCTATTGTTATAATTCGATCATAGTTCAAGATACAACGTAACCTCTTGCTAAGTTTCTGCATATATAAATTATAATTTGGAAAGAAACTAAGTTTGAATTAGCATCTAAATTGAAAAGGCGCCCCAGTGAATTGgcagattcagaacctgaggataTCTAGAcgtgcttcatttagagcttttgTATCGACAGCGCTCAACaaaattccaactatatggggcggtctgtaaataatccagtctggaccagacaatccagtgatcaacagcattctACGCAGTTGGCattggatacgatgatatgtcaaccaagtgaacgagtctgaccacccgatcccgtaagttgcctcttacgaggacgggttactgaagatcaattctaacccggatcttcatgggtccataGACTAACGCCTAGTCTCTGatctataattttgatagtatcAAGTAAATCCATTTAgattgaaaaggaaccccagtgTGATGGGAAATTCGAAACATGAGGACATCTAGACATGCTTCATTTACCGCTTTGGTGCTACAGTAAGGGTTTGGTAGAGGGGAAATCGTGCGGTTCAACGACTGTTAAACGGATTTAACACAGCGATGTAGCTTCATTTTTCTCATCTCATGTATTCATGCTCGATAGAGACTGGCTGTGGTAATCATTTCTTTCTCATACACAGTAAAATCGATTGTAGCAATATACAGATTGGGTATTATGAGAGCAttatgaggtgaggtgaggcgaggtgaggtgaggcgagGTGAGTTTTAACACGATTAAAAGCTAATTTCACTTTTTGTGCGCCTGCTAGTGTAGtctgtgtatgtttgtttgtaaagtTCGGACTGTGGACTGCTGGGTGACTGACATGGCATGTGGCTAAGGGAGTTGGGACAgagaggatgagtgagtgagtttggtttcgcgaaacttttagcaatattccaacaattctgcggggaacaccagaaatgggcttgacagaAAGATTAATTTTCCTCCCTTATCCTCATCCATTAACTTTCAATCTGGTCAAATCATATCACCTGAATATATTGTAAGTTCttgagtggcatgtttagaagttggtggatcATATAAggacaaatgttatggatgaacaacttctttaatcagCTGGAGAGGCGTTTCGATACAAATATTTGTATCGTTGTCAGCGATATTTTCCTCATCTCATAATGACGCGTTTCAACATGATTTGTTAAAAGTATCTGAACATACTGAAAGGCATATGCAACTTCCCAAATAGCTACTAGAACATAGTTTGAGGGGGACACGGAAGGAAGTCTTGCCAAACTGTTCCAAATGAGTTCGACGCCGGCTGAATGAATATATCGCACCCACATAATATCCATAATTGCCCATGTTTCTGTCTCTATGTTGTCGAAACAAGACTCCATTGAGGATCGTTCCCGGTACAACGCCATATGTGACGACATTTAAACACGTGGAGACGTGAGACTTTCACCAGATCTTTCCCTAACGGATGTGTCTCATATTTTACGCCCGCTTCACTAACTACAACAAGCTGACCACGCACATATTTTGACAGATGTCCTGCCTACAAatgcaataaaaataaaatactgtTTTATCCCACATACGTATTGTGGCCAGTATGTGATTACTTCAACTCAAGGGTAACCATATCATTAATTTTAAATAAAAGGTTGTTTTCAGCTGATTGTCCTTGATACATGACTGTGGCCCGTAATTAATTTAATCTGGACAAGACCATCCAGTGAATGTTCTTATGACGATTGATGCACGCCGCTCGGATGCTAGAATACACAATTAGTACAGTTACTAGGCTGACCACTGTTCagttggtcgccttttatgaccgGCATATGATGCCAAGGATCAAATCTAAGCCAGTATCtctaaaacaaatacaaatattcatTATAATTATCGTCACATTATATCAGAACTATAATGctaaatgaaaacatgtcacttttatttgtgcgcgtgacaatttttatttccatttgaaaaaaataattttgacttggccgcgtctCGATCATCCATGTATCCACCACAAAAATGAGTGTTTGTAAGAATGGGTgtcactgaatctacaactcattaacatgtgctgaACTTTGCAAGTtgagaaaaataatgaaaatgtgttcctcccacgtcacattttttctatcaaacattttaaaaagtcctaccgcccttgtcacttctgaaaaaaaatgtgcccgagaaacatttatttttttatgcagccgaAGCTGACTTTAGTAGAGTTTCTCTCTGtgtcgacatttcatgttcccCGAGTTTCCTTGTTAGATGTCAATAAGCACAGGCAGATTCAGAAGGGACAGGGTGTACAACTACCTATTGTCCTGAAAGTCTTTTAAATGGCCATTGAAACTTACCTGAAAAATGGGTGAAAATAAACTCCTcgctttctcaaaaagctgtatccgaaCCTGATAAGTAATACAGAAAACACTCTACCCGAAACTGTGAATGGCAGAATATGTCCACACTTCCTCCATAAGCTAGAGCACAACCCCATCCATTCCCTTGAAACAGTAATTACATACAGAGATCTGATAAGAGTCTATGTCATATATAGTCTCAGTAGCTTCTCACTTTCCTATTCCTTTTTGTTTCTCAAGTTTTTGTAAGCCGTGCTCTTTTCAACACGTTTGTGGACGCTGAGTCAAGATTTCTTCCAGGTCTCTCATAGCTGAGGGAGAACACTTGAACTGTACAAATAACAATTTCACAACACAgtattttcatgtttgagaCTAAAACACACTCTCCTCCATAACATGGGtgatacaaacaaaaaacatgacGAGTCACATCACTGTTATCATCATTTATTTTCTCAAATAAATAACTGAACCAGCAAGGCAAATAAATGACATACTTAGAATGCCTGAGTATTCAAATTGTTCATAATAAAATGATTGTTTTGATGTTACAATGCACCATCATGAAATATAATACAAATCTTAAAATCCTCATTGCATACACATACTTTATGAAATGTTCACTAATTTcctaaaacataatgaaaatagcATTCTTGTTTTAACAAAGTACACTTGAGGCAGTTGTGAGATAACATCAGTATATTCCATGACACAGTTATTATGCCGTCACATCATTAACAGATTAAATTCAGTGACATGTCACTAGTCAGAATGGTGCTGTTCCGAATGAAATCATTTAGATTAATAAAAAGTTGGTAAAGAGAAAAACTTGTATATCAATAATGATTCTAAATCCAGAAAAACAGGAGTTTTCGGAATAACAGTTTACAGATTAACAAGGTTTTACTTCACTGTCACGAATATGACCTATGGAAACAAATGCAAATTGTACCATTCAGAAAAAGTAgggaatattccattttgtgtgcacaccactagccaatgcctaTAAGTATGAGAAAGTAATATGTATCtgtacagatgaaatatttccaaaggaatgcaataaactgtcacattttcatttaatttctcttcatcatcggtttcctccttggcttcatcatttgcacttTACTAACCTTGTAAATGCAATATCCCCTACCTTTCTTAATGCTACATAAAATACCAGTTTAATTTTCCCTGTCTAAAGCGACATAAATATATTAACAGCAGCACAATGAGAGAATGAAACAAATAACTTGATGTACTTCACACACAAGAGAATGTTGATACACGACATTGGAATGTTAGGACAGAAACACAGAAAATTCTGCTCTGGGAATGTTTGGATTTGATATGTCTCTGGatttgattatcttgaaaacacaaatacaaaaatatcaGTATTTGATAGTGGACTAGAGCCCTGAATCTTTGAACATGGTTAATATATTAACCCACTTCGGCAGTGTGTGTGTTGCCGACATTGGAAGCACCTAAAATGTCTACAAGTACAATTTCATGCttttgacaatgttttcaaTACTGGACAGGATAGAaattatatatgaaaatatatgatattACGACACCGAAATTTGCACAATAATAAACAGTGCATTCATCAGTAAATGACACAAAGATGAATTACTATTTGTCAAATTTAAATAACTAGATCTTTCaaatctgatttttttcaaaataactaaaatcattaaaacaacacattcaaaAAATTTGATTATCAGCCTTAACTGTTCACACCACACACATAGAATAATGACATGACACATTATATACAACTCACACAGtttacacacacattcacagatTAACAACACATGTCTAGGACTCGCCAGTAGTCTCCCCTTCTCCCTGGGTCTCCATCTCCCCCTGGGTCTCCCCTTCCCCCTGGGTTTCTGTGTCCACAGCAGTTTCTGTTTCTCCCAGTCCTGTTGTCTCTTCACCTGTTGTCTCCTCACCTGTCTTCTCCTCCTCATCCTCTGTCTCCTCTGTTTGTCCCTGTACACCAAAAAGGAACATACATTTACCATTCTGCATGGAATGGAAATAGGGGCCTGTACTATGGCTGGGATCCAAATGTTCTATTCGTGTATCCCAACCCACTGTTATCCTATTCTGCCATACCCGGATACCCActatgttaattcctgacatcaaatttgtaagaaatggcaatatgTTCATCATCTTTGAGGTTAAACTTTCAAGTTTTTCAATACttaattatacattatattcAAAACTGGTGACTGTAAATAATGTCCAAATCGTCCAAGTTAATACAACCTTTGAATTACGAAAGgataacatgttacattgttCAATCTATTAGTCACATAATCATAATGGGTCAGGGTACTGAGATGGGTACACTGGTCAAACTCATTTCCCAGTGTACCCATGGGTATATGGGTTACCTATCCAGCACCAGCATATTACCTTACACAGACACTGGGTCAGGCTAGCCACTGGGGTCATAAGTACCTTTTTCCACAACCAATATGTCTGCCAACACAAGGTCCCATGAACACTTGGTCCCACTACTAGTAAACAAGGATAACTTAAGCCCCAACCTGATGACTGACTCATACTAGCATGTATGACAGCCATCCACTGGCACTCGCCATTGTAAGCAAAGGTGCCCCAGGTTGTCCGCGATCAAGTGTAGGGCTACACAGAACATGTGAGAGTCTTATGAGAAGGGCGTGTAACGCTATGTGcaaaatcaatttcatcgtcatgtTCTGCTcatgcactagcctacatctgctctccATTTCACAAGGCAAATGGATTTGCACATTGCTGTGCACCGCCTGCATCAGTTATCCTTGTCTGCCAGTAACAACCTTAAACTGGGTTACACTAATGTGGGTTCTACCACGACTGAGTCATGCAAACACCAGAACACACTAACACTGGGACTAACTAACAGTGAGACTAGGACCAATTAACAGTGGGACACACTAAAACTACACTATGTTGAGTATGCCAAAACCTATTTCTACCCCATCTACCTCTGGTTCTTCTGTAACAGGAACTGCTggtgtttccatgacaacaggcTCCTCCTTCTCCACCAGTGTGGGGAGCTTAGAGTCTGACGCTGCCTCCTTTGCCcgttcttcctcctcctcctgaaCAGAAATATCTCAGTTAATTCTCATTGCCAGATAGCATGTCATTTCCATCCATCCACCACTGGTACTCATGGAGAAATGAGGACACCTGTACTGTGTCCACCATACATATATAGCTAAGTAACCTGCAATTTGCACCAACATTTGCAAAACTGTAATTTGCCAGTTTGCCCTCAGGACATGCTGTCGCCTGCAGGCCTGAAAATCTACAGGCCTTAAATGAAATCTGTAGAACCACTTTGTTtcagtcaaaccaataaaaacaaaatagactacactgtacacagtttcacaattTTTCTACACAATCAATTAGCGAAAAAGAAGCCCATGGTGCAAAGAgaagtttttatttgttaaatattGCATTAATATTTCCATGTGCAAAGTGCTGAAATGCCAGCAAACTGTAGGTTATCATAACATGATGGATGATTCCGAAATGataataaagaaaacaattaaaggaaagattccagttgaaaaaaaaaaccaacactgACAGATAATTTACCAAAGGCCTAAGGGCCTGCATTATTTCAAACTGTCAGCCCTTAGCAATATCAACTGGCTCTGGGCCTCTGTGGGCTGATTATTTTGATTGCTAATCTACACTACATTGGATAGAGTTCACTGGCACAGATCACCTGACAGCTGCCACAGGGAACATGTGTTACCAGCAACCTTTGTTTCACATTAGGAAAATGTCCATCCATTTCACACATATGTAGAGAATGGATGCAGAGATTTTTACTACATCCAGAGGGATGCACAATATTATTCACTGTACCCACAACACATCTAAGACTTTGCTAAGTGTTTGGTTGTGTCTTTCAGAGCAGTTACATGCATCATTTCATCCACCAAtccacatgatcaatgattcaATGCAGGCTCTAAACGAATTATCGAAACATACAGTTCTCTATACCATTATTTAACAGGACTCTACTTGCAATGAGTCTTCAGACAATACGGGCCCATGGGACCCCAATGCTGTTAAGTCGAGGTAAAACCCTAATCCATGAATAAACCAATAAAGTGATAGAAACTGTCATGAGTCCACAGCCATGCCAAACAGTCAGTAATAGTCCAGCATACTGCAGGATGTTTTGTCAGTTACTAACATTTCTGGCTGACTTGGCAGGTCAGTTTAATTCTAGTATGCTGAAGCCTGTCTGAGTAATGGACAGTCCATAATTTATGCCAGGGAGTGGATGATTTTTATTGagaaacatgtacaatgtgaatgacacgCCCCTAATATTTCCGTACAGAGTAAGTGACTACCCAAGCATGTCTTGTACAAAATCAAAGATCCACCCAACCCCACCCCATCCCGGACAAGTAGATGATCAGCACTGATCCATGTTGACCCTATAGACTGCATCTATGTCCACACTGCCTCACCTTCCTCTTTGCAGCTTCTTCCTGGCTGAGCTTCTTGGCCTCCTCTTTCATCACTTCCTGTCTCTTAAGCTCCACTTCATGCACCTTCTTCTCCTTATCCAGCTCTTCAGCATCTTCCCCTTCCTGTAAACACACAGTTCAACATGCTCAACACATGCTTTATTACATACATATCACACATttcaatacagtggaagctgtccaaaccAGCAACTGCACagtccagcaagttgtcaacactgacataacatatcagtcccatctgtggcttgtacatttatcatcagctccacgatccagcacattgtttaaaccagattatttctccagtcccaatgagtgccagtttagacagcttccactgtatgttcCATACATGTGTTTTTTACACAACACACATGTCAATATATTCTACATATACTTAATTAGCACAAATTTCAATATGTTCCACAAATACTTTATTGCAAAACAGTAGTAAAACAGCTATAGCAGATACACTGTGCACTCATCTTAACTATTGTGTTAACCTCTTTAAATCAAACTTTGAAGAACATTCCACTCAAGATTTTAAAATCTTAAACAGAAGCGTACCGGGATGTATTTGtaagaaatatataattattctggaaaatacacacaaaataATATTGTGACAGATACACTTTTCTATTTACTATTACTTTTCTGTTCAACAGAACATCAGAAAGTCGTACCTACGTAATACAAAACCTTGATGAGTAAAACAATCACAGATATCTTTCGTTTTAGGTCTTGAGACTTTAACAATTGACATACTTGGACCTTTTGACTAAATAAAATGTAAGTTAAATCATATGGGAAAAATGAATCTGAAATTTGATAATAATTGTTATTCCATATTACCATCAGCACCTCACTGTCCATTATCAaaaatctccagggtatacttgctaataagtctccactataccctggacgcatctacaggTTGGtccaataattttattacatccctttgctggctctacATTCTCatagtagccaatcagctaagcagCCATTACAACCGACTttaccagtgtcaacaaaggtaacGGTCGCAACTGTGGTTTGATCGCAGTGCAATTCAGATTT
The nucleotide sequence above comes from Haliotis asinina isolate JCU_RB_2024 chromosome 5, JCU_Hal_asi_v2, whole genome shotgun sequence. Encoded proteins:
- the LOC137284900 gene encoding DPY30 domain-containing protein 1-like isoform X2, whose protein sequence is MAMEAAYLKKHIGDCLVTCLTEVAEKRPADPIEYIAHWLYKQIENDKLHKKEGEDAEELDKEKKVHEVELKRQEVMKEEAKKLSQEEAAKRKEEEEERAKEAASDSKLPTLVEKEEPVVMETPAVPVTEEPEGQTEETEDEEEKTGEETTGEETTGLGETETAVDTETQGEGETQGEMETQGEGETTGES
- the LOC137284900 gene encoding DPY30 domain-containing protein 1-like isoform X1; this encodes MLCKRFCRKAQITTKVVTMAMEAAYLKKHIGDCLVTCLTEVAEKRPADPIEYIAHWLYKQIENDKLHKKEGEDAEELDKEKKVHEVELKRQEVMKEEAKKLSQEEAAKRKEEEEERAKEAASDSKLPTLVEKEEPVVMETPAVPVTEEPEGQTEETEDEEEKTGEETTGEETTGLGETETAVDTETQGEGETQGEMETQGEGETTGES